Proteins encoded together in one Bradyrhizobium sp. PSBB068 window:
- a CDS encoding TetR/AcrR family transcriptional regulator has translation MNRNDKAQTEQNLAVPERRGRGRPQLRSDDETRALIYEAARREFSERGFAAASIADVACRAGVSTKTLYRLIPTKLALFEGMVTDRVDRFVSIVNLGACDGRNVAAALETALLTCAELILDAEVIALQRIILAESDKFPDIAETFYEKAMQRTIAALASWLGVQQRRGRIVLDDAEAAAGMLLGMLVFKPQRDVMFGHKPAPLHSEMEARAKACAALFLSGCAAPADQIKKSGEA, from the coding sequence ATGAACCGGAATGACAAAGCTCAGACTGAGCAGAACCTGGCTGTGCCGGAGCGGCGCGGCCGCGGCCGGCCGCAGCTCCGCTCCGACGACGAGACGCGCGCGCTGATCTACGAGGCCGCGCGGCGCGAGTTCTCCGAGCGCGGCTTCGCGGCGGCAAGCATCGCCGACGTCGCCTGCCGCGCCGGCGTCTCCACCAAGACCCTCTACCGGCTGATCCCGACCAAGCTGGCGCTGTTCGAAGGCATGGTGACTGACCGGGTCGACCGGTTCGTCTCCATCGTGAATCTCGGCGCCTGCGACGGCCGCAACGTCGCTGCAGCCCTGGAGACCGCCTTGCTGACCTGCGCCGAGCTCATTCTCGATGCCGAGGTCATCGCCCTGCAACGGATCATCCTGGCCGAGAGCGACAAATTCCCCGACATTGCCGAGACGTTCTACGAGAAGGCGATGCAGCGGACCATCGCCGCACTGGCGAGCTGGCTCGGCGTGCAGCAGCGGCGCGGGCGGATCGTGCTCGATGATGCTGAGGCTGCCGCAGGCATGCTGCTCGGCATGCTCGTGTTCAAGCCGCAACGCGACGTCATGTTCGGGCACAAGCCCGCGCCACTGCACAGCGAGATGGAAGCCCGCGCGAAGGCCTGTGCGGCACTGTTCCTGTCCGGATGCGCCGCGCCGGCCGACCAGATCAAGAAGAGCGGAGAGGCATGA
- a CDS encoding LysR family transcriptional regulator, translating to MAGNFTRDLTIRQLRALSTVHEAGSITSAANRLNLTQPAVTLQLRNLQTLAGLPLIQRTGDGMALTDAGAHVLTLVERVEAALKDCEQSLDMIAGRSGGRVALGAVSTAKYFVPFAIAAFSRRFPKIEVTLRIGNREEIRDALRGYDLDIAVMGRPPADVEVEMKPLGRHPHFIIAAPDHRLARRRHVSPPELANETFITREQGSGTRMLMQQYFERVGLEPKLGMAMDSNETIKQAVMARLGIAFISQHTVFHELEDGRLVVLKVKGLPIVRQWHAIRRTDKILLPPAQAMLDFLGKEGWRYLPNSH from the coding sequence ATGGCCGGCAACTTCACGCGAGATCTCACCATTCGCCAGCTGCGCGCATTGTCCACCGTGCACGAGGCAGGCTCGATCACGTCGGCGGCCAACCGCCTCAACCTGACGCAACCCGCGGTGACGCTGCAGCTTCGCAACCTGCAAACGCTCGCGGGGCTGCCGTTGATCCAGCGTACCGGCGACGGCATGGCGCTGACGGATGCCGGCGCGCATGTGCTGACGCTGGTCGAGCGGGTCGAGGCGGCGCTGAAGGATTGCGAGCAATCGCTCGACATGATCGCCGGCCGCAGCGGCGGCCGCGTCGCGCTGGGCGCGGTCTCGACCGCGAAGTATTTCGTGCCGTTTGCGATCGCCGCGTTCTCGCGTCGCTTTCCCAAGATCGAGGTAACGCTGCGGATCGGCAACCGCGAGGAAATCCGCGACGCGCTGCGCGGCTACGACCTCGACATCGCCGTGATGGGCCGGCCGCCGGCCGATGTCGAGGTCGAGATGAAGCCGCTCGGCCGCCATCCGCACTTCATCATCGCGGCGCCCGATCACCGGCTGGCGCGGCGGCGCCACGTCTCACCGCCGGAGCTCGCCAATGAAACCTTCATCACCCGCGAGCAGGGATCCGGCACGCGGATGCTGATGCAGCAATATTTCGAGCGGGTCGGGCTGGAGCCGAAGCTCGGCATGGCGATGGACAGCAACGAGACCATCAAGCAGGCGGTGATGGCCAGGCTCGGCATCGCCTTCATCTCACAGCACACCGTGTTCCACGAGCTGGAGGACGGTCGGCTGGTGGTGCTCAAGGTGAAGGGCCTGCCGATCGTCCGGCAGTGGCATGCGATCCGGCGCACCGACAAGATCCTGCTGCCGCCCGCACAGGCGATGCTGGACTTCCTCGGCAAGGAGGGCTGGCGCTACCTGCCGAATTCGCACTAG
- a CDS encoding response regulator has protein sequence MPDFKALFEAAPGLYLVLTQPDFRIVAASDAYLRATRTERAAVLGRNLFEMFPDNPDDPAADGVRNLRTSLERVVQFRRPDTMSVQKYDIRKPESEGGGFEEKYWSPRNTPVFGPTGQFIYIIHRVEDVTSFIQLKQRGAEQAELTDRLRERTEQMEAEIFMRAREVEVAREQLEAEQKLRQVQKMEAVGHLTGGIAHDFNNILTVITGLIDILAEAVEHDAALSSVTKMISDAAFRGAEVTKHLLAFSRQQPLQPREADLNTLVQDTARLLRPSLGEQIEIDTALEPDAWPAFIDPNHMATALLNLAVNARDAMPDGGKLMLETSNVILDEVYAAANPDVRAGEYVMVAVSDTGGGIPAAIRDKVFEPFFTTKDTGKGTGLGLSMVYGFIKQSDGHLKIYSEEGHGTSIKLYLPRSMGDMVDVEPPPAVDTRGGHESILVVEDDPLVRNYVSAQLEQLGYRTMVTANGPEALAAVEKGFVCDVLFTDVIMSGGMNGRQVADAVTAKLPSVRVLFTSGYTEDAIIHHGRLDPDVTLLPKPYRKADLARMIRQVLTQPPAAAVAAK, from the coding sequence ATGCCTGACTTCAAGGCGTTATTCGAGGCGGCGCCCGGCCTCTATCTGGTGCTGACCCAGCCCGACTTCCGTATCGTGGCAGCAAGCGACGCCTATCTGCGTGCCACCAGGACCGAGCGCGCAGCGGTCCTCGGGCGCAACCTGTTCGAGATGTTTCCCGACAATCCGGACGATCCGGCCGCCGACGGCGTGCGGAACCTGCGCACCTCGCTCGAACGCGTGGTCCAGTTCCGCCGTCCCGACACCATGTCGGTGCAGAAATATGACATCCGCAAGCCCGAGTCGGAGGGCGGCGGATTCGAGGAAAAGTACTGGAGCCCGCGCAACACGCCGGTGTTCGGGCCGACCGGACAGTTCATCTACATCATCCATCGGGTCGAAGACGTCACCAGCTTCATCCAGCTGAAGCAGCGCGGCGCCGAGCAGGCCGAGCTGACCGACCGGCTGCGCGAGCGCACCGAGCAGATGGAAGCCGAGATCTTCATGCGCGCCCGCGAGGTCGAGGTCGCCCGCGAGCAGCTCGAAGCCGAGCAGAAGCTGCGCCAGGTGCAGAAGATGGAGGCCGTCGGCCACCTCACCGGCGGCATTGCCCATGACTTCAACAACATCCTGACCGTCATCACCGGCCTGATCGACATCCTCGCCGAAGCCGTCGAGCACGACGCCGCGCTGTCGTCGGTGACGAAAATGATCAGCGACGCCGCCTTCCGCGGCGCTGAGGTGACCAAGCATCTGCTGGCCTTCTCGCGGCAGCAGCCGCTGCAGCCGCGTGAAGCTGATCTCAATACGCTGGTGCAGGACACAGCAAGGCTCCTGCGTCCGTCGCTGGGCGAGCAGATCGAGATCGATACCGCGCTCGAGCCGGACGCCTGGCCGGCCTTCATCGATCCCAACCACATGGCGACCGCACTGCTCAATCTCGCCGTCAACGCCCGCGATGCGATGCCCGACGGCGGCAAGCTGATGCTGGAGACCAGCAACGTCATCCTCGACGAGGTCTATGCCGCGGCCAACCCCGATGTGCGCGCGGGTGAATACGTGATGGTCGCGGTCAGCGACACCGGCGGCGGAATCCCCGCGGCCATCCGCGACAAGGTGTTCGAGCCGTTCTTCACCACCAAGGACACCGGCAAGGGCACCGGCCTCGGGCTGAGCATGGTGTACGGCTTCATCAAGCAGTCAGACGGCCACCTCAAGATCTATTCCGAAGAAGGCCATGGCACGTCGATCAAGCTCTATCTGCCGCGCAGCATGGGCGACATGGTTGATGTCGAACCGCCGCCGGCGGTCGACACCCGCGGCGGCCATGAATCCATCCTGGTCGTCGAGGACGATCCGCTGGTGCGCAACTACGTCAGCGCCCAGCTCGAGCAGCTCGGCTACCGCACCATGGTCACCGCCAACGGCCCCGAAGCCTTGGCCGCCGTCGAGAAGGGCTTTGTCTGCGACGTGCTGTTCACCGACGTCATCATGTCCGGCGGCATGAACGGCCGGCAGGTCGCCGATGCCGTGACTGCCAAGCTGCCCTCGGTTCGCGTGCTGTTCACCTCCGGCTATACCGAGGACGCGATCATCCACCACGGCCGTCTCGACCCCGACGTGACGCTGCTGCCGAAGCCGTATCGCAAGGCCGATCTGGCCCGGATGATCCGCCAGGTGCTGACGCAGCCCCCCGCAGCAGCGGTAGCAGCCAAGTAA